The following proteins come from a genomic window of Aspergillus oryzae RIB40 DNA, chromosome 4:
- a CDS encoding GMC family oxidoreductase (choline dehydrogenase and related flavoproteins) → MKSAIFSPILFSLALAQNYSLEKHFDVQSSLISDPKEVSEKTFDYVIAGGGLTGLTVATKLTENPDIEVLVIEKGFYESNCGSIVEDLNEYGDIFGTDVDQAYQTVPLAVNNRTELIRSGNGLGGSTLINGGSWTRPDKVQIDSWERVFGNEGWNWDSLFEYMKKAEHSRPPNEAQIAAGHSYDPACHGTNGTVQAGPRDNGKPWSPIMKALINTASERGVPTQQDFHCGHPRGVSMIPNAVHEDQTRSDTAREWLLPNHERPNLKVLTGQRVGKVLLNKTESGAKATGLNFGTHRKVNYNVYAKHEVLLAAGSAISPLILEWSGIGLKDVLSAAGVEQVVDLPVGLNMQDQTTTNVRSQAQASGAGQGQAVYFASFNETFGDYAHKAMELLNTKLDQWAEETVRNGGFHNVTALKIQYENYRDWLLNEDVAFAELFLDTEGKINFDLWDLIPFTRGSVHILNGDPYLHRYANDPKFFLNEFDILGQAAATKLARELSNTGEMKKYFAGEIIPGDNLAYDASLEQWADYVKENFRANWHAVSSCSMMSREMGGVVDSAARVYDVENLRIVDGSIPPTQVSSHVMTIFYGMALKVADAILADYSKN, encoded by the coding sequence atgAAGTCTGCGATCTTCAGCcccattctcttctctctggcTTTGGCCCAGAACTACTCACTTGAGAAACATTTCGATGTTCAATCCAGTCTTATTTCCGACCCTAAGGAGGTCTCCGAGAAGACCTTTGATTATGTCATTGCTGGAGGAGGCCTGACCGGTCTAACAGTTGCGACGAAGCTGACAGAGAACCCCGATATTGAGGTTCTGGTTATTGAAAAGGGATTTTATGAGTCCAACTGTGGAAGCATTGTTGAGGATTTGAATGAGTATGGCGACATCTTTGGTACTGATGTCGATCAGGCCTATCAAACTGTTCCGCTTGCGGTCAACAATCGCACGGAGTTGATCAGATCTGGAAACGGCCTCGGTGGGTCGACCTTGATCAACGGTGGTTCCTGGACTCGCCCAGACAAAGTCCAGATCGATTCTTGGGAAAGGGTATTCGGAAATGAGGGTTGGAACTGGGATAGCCTCTTCGAATATATGAAGAAAGCCGAACACTCTCGCCCGCCAAACGAAGCTCAAATCGCCGCCGGTCACTCTTACGATCCTGCTTGCCATGGAACAAATGGCACTGTTCAGGCAGGCCCTCGAGATAATGGCAAGCCATGGTCTCCTATCATGAAAGCCCTTATAAACACTGCTTCAGAGCGTGGTGTTCCGACACAACAAGATTTCCATTGTGGTCATCCTCGTGGTGTCTCCATGATCCCCAATGCTGTGCATGAGGACCAGACTCGTTCAGACACTGCACGTGAATGGCTTCTCCCCAACCACGAACGCCCTAACCTGAAAGTCTTAACCGGTCAACGAGTTGGAAAAGTTCTGCTCAACAAGACTGAATCCGGGGCTAAGGCTACTGGACTGAACTTCGGTACCCACAGAAAAGTCAACTACAATGTGTATGCGAAGCACGAGGTCTTGCTTGCAGCTGGATCTGCAATTTCCCCCTTGATCTTGGAATGGTCTGGTATCGGCTTGAAGGATGTCCTTAGTGCCGCCGGTGTTGAGCAGGTTGTTGACCTTCCAGTTGGTCTCAACATGCAGGACCAGACGACTACCAACGTCCGCTCCCAGGCTCAGGCTTCTGGTGCTGGGCAGGGTCAGGCGGTTTACTTTGCTTCTTTCAATGAAACCTTTGGTGACTACGCTCATAAGGCTATGGAGCTTCTTAACACTAAGCTTGACCAATGGGCAGAGGAAACAGTTCGCAATGGTGGTTTCCACAATGTGACAGCCCTTAAGATCCAGTACGAGAACTACCGCGACTGGTTGCTCAATGAAGATGTAGCTTTCGCGGAGCTTTTCCTTGATACTGAGGGCAAGATCAACTTTGATCTATGGGACCTTATTCCCTTTACTCGCGGTTCTGTGCACATCCTCAATGGCGATCCCTACCTTCACCGCTACGCCAATGATCCCAAGTTCTTCCTCAACGAGTTCGATATCCTCGGCCAGGCCGCCGCCACGAAGCTTGCCCGCGAGCTTTCCAACACCGGTGAAATGAAGAAGTACTTTGCTGGTGAGATCATCCCCGGTGACAATTTGGCATACGATGCCTCCCTGGAGCAGTGGGCGGACTACGTGAAGGAGAACTTCCGTGCCAATTGGCACGCTGTGAGCTCTTGCTCGATGATGTCCAGAGAAATGGGCGGTGTCGTCGACTCAGCCGCTCGTGTGTATGATGTTGAAAACCTCCGTATCGTTGATGGCTCCATCCCACCGACCCAAGTATCTTCGCACGTCATGACCATTTTCTATGGTATGGCTCTCAAGGTTGCTGATGCCATTCTGGCGGATTACTCCAAGAACTGA
- a CDS encoding aldo/keto reductase family protein (predicted oxidoreductases (related to aryl-alcohol dehydrogenases)) codes for MPLVAQNPLPRALLGLMTFGPDESKGARITSLEEFNKCLDYFQQQGFNEIDTARIYVGGAQEAFTAQAKWKERGLTLATKWYPHNPGEHKPSVLREKLELSLKELGTNQVDIFYLHAPDRSVPFAETLEEVNKLHKEGKFVQLGLSNYTAFEVAEIVTLCAERGWVRPTIYQAMYNAITRSIETELVPACKRYGIDIVVYNPLAGGILSGKYKTKDIPDEGRYSDKSISGALYRKRYFRDATFDALRVIEPVVEKHGLTLPETAIRWIHHHSALNMTDNGRDGIIIGVSSFAQLESNLKDVQKGPLPEEVVEALDKAWLISKPTAPNYWHLDLKYTYNTQQALFGPKSTA; via the exons ATGCCTTTGGTCGCGCAAAACCCCTTGCCAAGGGCCCTCCTTGGTCTTATGACGTTTGGCCCCGATGAGTCTAAGGGCGCTCGGATCACGTCTCTCGAAGAATTCAACAAGTGCCTGGACTATTTCCAACAGCAGGGATTCAATGAAATCGACACGGCTAGGATTTACGTCGGAGGGGCGCAGGAGGCCTTTACAGCTCAGGCGAAATGGAAAGAGCGTGGGTTAACTCTGGCAACGAAATGGTATCCTCATAACCCGGGCGAACACAAACCCAGTGTTCTCCGTGAGAAGCTTGAGCTTTCCCTGAAGGAGCTGGGAACGAACCAGGTCGATATATTCTATCTTCATGCTCCTGATCGGTCAGTTCCTTTTGCTGAGACTCTTGAGGAAGTCAACAAGCTACATAAAGAGGGAAAGTTTGTTCAACTGGGTCTGAGTAATTACACGGCATTTGAGGTCGCAGAAATCGTTACTCTTTGTGCTGAGAGAGGCTGGGTGCGACCGACAATATATCAAGCGATGTATAACGCCATTA CACGTTCGATTGAGACCGAGCTAGTCCCCGCCTGCAAACGTTATGGCATTGATATCGTAGTCTATAACCCCCTTGCCGGCGGTATCTTATCTGGTAAGTATAAGACAAAAGACATCCCTGACGAGGGAAGGTACAGCGACAAATCGATCAGTGGCGCCCTGTACCGCAAACGCTATTTTAGGGATGCAACATTCGATGCGCTGCGAGTCATTGAGCCTGTTGTCGAGAAGCATGGCCTGACACTTCCCGAGACCGCGATTCGCTGGATTCACCATCACTCGGCTCTCAATATGACAGACAATGGCCGCGACGGAATTATCATTGGCGTGAGCAGCTTCGCGCAGCTGGAAAGTAACCTCAAAGACGTCCAAAAAGGCCCCCTGCCTGAAGAAGTTGTTGAAGCGCTGGATAAGGCGTGGTTAATCTCTAAGCCAACTGCTCCGAACTATTGGCACCTCGACCTGAAATACACATATAACACCCAGCAGGCCCTGTTTGGCCCAAAGTCAACAGCGTAG
- a CDS encoding putative MFS transporter (permease of the major facilitator superfamily), translated as MPVVIARSLQKDAIASVESDSSKSSDVEKNPIILTSKPTTASDDSTLGDTSDDRRFWFQRSKSHDSNAIATQPSVFDDPELISEYRPRPEWENAHRFDPSARWTWGEENKAVRRLDMRIMVLACMMMTALELDRSNIQQANADNFLSDLGLSRNDYNLGNTIFKLFYLLSEIPAQLIGKYIGVDRWIPIQMTSWSLVALCQFWLRDRTSFLVCRALIGMFSGGFTPTMILYLSYFYKHHELSIRLGFWYSAQAVADVLAGLLAYGILHLRGYAGQAGWRWLFLIEGSFTLLLAILSFLFLPPSVTQTASWARGKKGWFTEREEIILVNRIIREDPSKGSMGNNEPLTAKLVWQSFKDYDLWPLYMIGLIFLVPYRILTRIILTYAAEILGSLAWMGAVAQVWTLPMLIYMNVVDFSQTKRWVAWTVLTLILSFPSPHALQAGWNSRNSNSVRSRALSAAMYNMCTQLSGIIASNVYQDWDAPRYVQGNRVLLALVCTNIAVYALTKIYYILRNRHRDRKWTGMTEEQRIDYIATTKDTGNKRLDFRFAH; from the exons ATGCCCGTTGTCATAGCTCGCTCACTGCAGAAGGATGCCATCGCCTCGGTGGAATCTGACTCCTCAAAATCATCAGACGTTGAAAAGAACCCCATCATCTTGACTAGTAAGCCTACTACTGCCTCTGATGATTCAACGCTTGGCGATACCTCCGACGACCGCCGCTTTTGGTTCCAGCGGTCGAAAAGCCATGACTCAAATGCCATCGCAACCCAGCCGTCAGTGTTCGACGATCCTGAACTTATCTCCGAATATAGACCCCGACCAGAATGGGAAAACGCTCACCGCTTCGACCCATCAGCAAGATGGACATGGGGTGAAGAGAAT AAAGCTGTCAGAAGGCTCGACATGCGAATCATGGTACTAGCATgcatgatgatgacagcatTGGAGCTTGATCGCTCGAATATCC AGCAAGCCAACGCCGATAATTTCCTATCTGATCTCGGATTATCAAGGAATG ACTATAACCTCGGAAATACCATCTTCAAGCTGTTTTATCTCTTAAGCGAGATTCCCGCCCAGCTTATTGGCAAATATATCGGCGTCGATCGGTGGATCCCCATACAAATGACCTCCTGGTCGTTGGTAGCCCTCTGTCAGTTCTGGCTGCGGGATAGAACATCTTTCTTGGTTTGTCGGGCCTTGATTGGTATGTTCTCAGGAGGGTTTACGCCTACC ATGATCCTATATCTCTCTTACTTCTATAAGCATCATGAGCTTTCTATCCGTCTAGGGTTCTGGTACTCTGCACAGGCAGTCGCGGACGTCCTAGCAGGGCTTCTAGCGTATGGCATACTGCACCTACGTGGCTATGCTGGCCAGGCTGGTTGGCGTTGGCTTTTCTTAATCGAG GGCTCCTTCACTTTACTTCTCGCcattctatcttttcttttcctaccACCGTCTGTGACACAGACGGCGAGCTGGGCACGGGGCAAAAAGGGCTGGTTTACGGAGCG GGAAGAAATAATTCTGGTCAATCGCATTATTCGCGAGGACCCAAGCAAGGGCTCTATGGGAAACAACGAACCCTTAACAGCCAAACTTGTGTGGCAGAGTTTCAAAGATTACGACCTGTGGCCACTCTACATGATTGGTCTTATTTTCTTGGTGCCATATA GGATTTTAACTAGGATCATTCTTACCTACGCCGCTGAGATCCTCGGGTCCCTTGCATGGATGGGAGCTGTGGCCCAAGTCTGGACCCTCCCAATGCTTATCTATATGAATGTGGTCGATTTCAGTCAGACCAAGAGATGGGTTGCGTGGACGGTCCTGACCTTGATTCTTTCGTTCCCCAGTC CTCATGCACTCCAAGCGGGATGGAACTCTCGCAACTCCAATAGCGTGCGGTCCCGGGCACTATCAGCGGCTATGTATAATATGTGCACGCAGCTATCCGGGATAATCGCGTCGAATGTCTATCAAGATT GGGACGCTCCTCGCTATGTGCAGGGCAACCGAGTGCTTCTCGCTCTGGTCTGCACCAACATCGCCGTGTACGCCTTGACCAAGATCTACTATATACTGCGTAACCGTCACCGAGATCGGAAGTGGACGGGGATgacggaggagcagagaATTGACTACATCGCAACCACAAAGGATACAGGGAATAAGCGATTAGATTTTCGGTTTGCGCATTAA
- a CDS encoding DMT family transporter (predicted protein), whose translation MVASDSSHLLGQEEVRDTEPVLDAPDSDEEMTTNRPPMHRSVTDGRAQQPLLKDEHRRLSNASFGNGAASEGRPMLHHHTRRPTVRSSGTEHNAEQDTRRKYIIASGFLLLSLASFVIQTETAVYIAGELGWDKPYCMLYLTHGSWSLLWPVQLLILRLQKRKLSWDAFWRRHVFLLRTTAQMVESQDMHVTSRRSPIPYMLKTTAFVTMSLTVAGGSWYLAVNMTTASDLTAIYNCSAFFAYAFSIPLLKDKLRFDKVFAVIVAIVGVLVVAYGDRDEGKHADGTPGKGEGQVNNRLLGNLIIGIGSILYGLYEVLYKKYACPPEGTSPGRSMIFANTFGSLIGCFTLFVLWIPLPVLHILGWETFRWPTGETAWMLLISVAANASKSTYIMKTHPSKPPK comes from the exons ATGGTGGCTTCAGATAGTTCGCACTTGTTGGGGCAGGAGGAGGTCAGGGACACCGAGCCGGTTCTCGACGCCCCCGATTCCGATGAGGAAATGACCACGAATCGACCCCCCATGCACCGGTCCGTGACGGACGGTCGCGCGCAACAACCGCTACTAAAAGATGAGCACCGGCGATTATCAAATGCCAGCTTCGGTAATGGTGCTGCTTCGGAAGGCAGGCCTATGCTGCACCACCATACACGAAGGCCGACAGTCAGGAGTAGTGGCACGGAACATAACGCAGAGCAGGATACTCGGCGAAAATACATCATTGCATCCGGTTTTCTCCTATTGAGTTTGGCGAGTTTTGTGATACAGACCGAGACTGCCGTATATATCGCCGGTGAACTGGGCTGGGATAAGCCCTACTGCATGCT TTATCTTACACACGGTTCGTGGTCCCTTCTCTGGCCAGTTCAACTCCTTATTCTACGGTTGCAGAAGAGGAAACTCTCCTGGGACGCATTCTGGCGACGtcatgtcttcctcctccgcacGACCGCACAGATGGTCGAGTCTCAAGATATGCACGTAACCTCCCGCCGTTCCCCGATTCCGTACATGCTCAAGACCACAGCATTCGTGACAATGTCCCTCACCGTTGCCGGTGGCTCATGGTACTTGGCTGTCAATATGACGACAGCGAGCGACCTGACCGCCATCTATAATTGCTCCGCCTTCTTTGCCTATGCATTCTCCATCCCACTCCTCAAAGACAAGCTTCGCTTCGATAAGGTATTTGCCGTAATTGTGGCCATTGTTGGGGTTCTCGTGGTGGCATATGGAGATAGAGACGAAGGCAAGCATGCGGATGGCACCCCGGGTaaaggagaaggtcaagtaAACAATAGGCTCTTGGGCAATCTTATCATCGGTATCGGTAGTATACTCTACGGTCTGTACGAGGTACTATATAAGAAGTACGCCTGCCCGCCGGAAGGCACCAGTCCCGGACGCAGCATGATCTTCGCAAACACCTTCGGCAGTCTGATCGGATGCTTTACTCTATTCGTGCTCTGGATCCCCCTGCCTGTCCTCCACATCCTAGGCTGGGAAACCTTCCGTTGGCCCACCGGAGAAACCGCCTGGATGCTCCTCATCTCCGTCGCTGCCAATGCCAGTAAGTCCACATATATAATGAAAACCCACCCCAGTAAACCCCCAAAGtaa
- a CDS encoding actin-related protein 2 (actin-related protein Arp2/3 complex, subunit Arp2) — protein sequence MAEMPIVLDGGTGFLKVGYAAQNFPEHQFPSIVGRPILRTEEQAGDIVVKDIMCGDEAAAARSMLQISYPMENGIVKNWDDMQHLWNFTFYEKLGIDPTGRKILLTEPPMNPLKNREKMAEVMLEGYNFGGVYVAIQAVLALYAQGLSSGVVVDSGDGVTHIIPVYESTVLNHHIRRLDVAGRDVTRNMIALLLRRGYALNRTADFETVRQIKEKLCYVSYDLELDKKLSEDTTVLVESYTLPDGRVIRVGSERFEAPECLFQPHLVDVDQPGIAEMLFNTIQGADVDVRSSLYKAIVLSGGSSMYPGLPSRLEKELKQLWLTRVLHGDPERLNKFKVRIEDPPRRRHMVFLGGAVLANLIADKEDMWVTKQEWQEQGARALDKLGPR from the exons ATGGCGGAAATGCCCATTG TGCTCGACGGAGGAACCGGTTTCCTCAAGGTCGGATATGCTGCGCAG AACTTCCCCGAGCACCAGTTCCCCTCAATAGTGGGGCGGCCTATACTGCGAACTGAGGAACAGGCCGGCGACATTGTTGTCAAGGATATTATGTGCGGAGATGAAGCTGCCGCTGCCAGATCAATGCTTCAGATCAGCTATCCC ATGGAGAATGGAATAGTGAAGAACTGGGATGATATGCAACACCTATGGAACTTTACCTTTTATGAGAAGTTGGGTATCGATCCCACCGGTCGCAAAATCCTCCTTACCGAACCCCCTATGAACCCTTTAAAGAACCGCGAGAAGATGGCCGAGGTCATGCTGGAAGGCTACAACTTCGGCGGTGTATACGTCGCTATTCAAGCTGTGCTTGCACTATACGCCCAGG GTCTTAGCAGCGGTGTGGTTGTCGACTCCGGTGATGGTGTCACGCACATTATTCCGGTATACGAATCCACCGTCCTTAACCACCACATCCGTCGATTGGATGTCGCGGGTCGTGATGTCACCCGTAACATGAtcgccctcctccttcgccgcGGTTATGCCCTAAACCGTACGGCCGACTTCGAGACTGTGCGCCAGATTAAGGAGAAGCTTTGCTACGTTTCCTATGATTTGGAGTTGGACAAGAAGCTTTCGGAGGACACAACTGTTCTTGTCGAATCCTACACTCTCCCTGACGGTCGGGTCATCCGTGTCGGAAGTGAGCGTTTCGAGGCCCCCGAGTGTCTCTTCCAGCCGCACCTGGTGGACGTGGATCAGCCCGGTATCGCCGAGATGCtcttcaacaccatccagGGCGCCGATGTGGATGTTCGCTCTAGTTTGTACAAGGCCATCGTGCtcagtggaggaagcagcATGTACCCTGGTCTGCCATCACgactggagaaggagctgaagcagTTATGGCTCACACGTGTACTGCATGGAGACCCGGAGAGGCTGAAC AAATTCAAGGTGCGGATTGAGGACCCGCCAAGACGGAGACACATGGTCTTCCTAGGCGGCGCTGTCCTTGCTAATTTG ATCGCCGACAAGGAGGATATGTGGGTCACCAAGCAAGAATGGCAAGAACAGGGTGCTCGTGCCCTGGACAAGCTTGGGCCCAGATAA
- a CDS encoding NAD(P)-dependent oxidoreductase (predicted protein): MTRIGWYGLGSMGLAMATNLQKHLATKNAMNLIYSNRTMARGDPLKTLGATPETSFAKLVGQCGIIFTMVSNDSVLQQLITSAIGSGHSLRDKIFVDCSTVHPETVGLTVSKLKEQQASFLAAPVFGGNPIAVDGKLVFAIAGPKKASEVVKPLIQDVMGRKVIDCGEDATKSSLLKIAGLTTGAYAPPLESRPGFGVSLAIKDANHAFAMAKEHNVELPGLKVAHENMVAAREYAGECLDSSSMYGVLRQKAGMAFWNEKSRKE; this comes from the exons ATGACTCGCATCGGCTGG TATGGCCTAGGCTCCATGGGCCTAGCCATGGCCACCAATCTCCAAAAACACCTAGCGACCAAAAACGCTATGAATCTAATCTACTCGAACCGGACAATGGCACGCGGTGACCCTCTCAAGACCCTAGGTGCTACCCCAGAGACCAGCTTCGCCAAACTAGTCGGTCAATGCGGGatcatcttcaccatg GTCTCCAATGACTCAGTCCTCCAACAACTGATCACATCCGCCATTGGATCGGGACATTCTCTCCGCGACAAGATCTTCGTAGACTGCTCGACCGTTCACCCCGAAACGGTGGGTCTAACTGTCTCTAAGCTGAAAGAACAGCAAGCATCTTTCCTGGCGGCACCTGTGTTCGGCGGTAATCCGATTGCAGTGGACGGAAAGCTCGTCTTTGCCATTGCCGGGCCGAAGAAGGCCTCGGAGGTGGTCAAGCCGTTGATCCAGGATGTCATGGGTCGCAAGGTGATCGATTGTGGCGAGGATGCGACTAAGTCGTCACTTTTGAAAATTGCTGG ATTGACGACTGGTGCGTATGCGCCGCCACTGGAATCTCGGCCTGGATTTGGGGTGTCTCTTGCTATCAAGGATGCGAACCATGCATTTGCTATGGCCAAGGAACATAATGTTGAACTTCCCGGTCTGAAGGTCGCGCATGAGAACATGGTAGCTGCAAGGGAGTATGCTGGCGAGTGTCTGGATAGCAGCTCAATGTATGGTGTTCTGCGTCAGAAGGCGGGAATGGCTTTCTGGAATGAGAAGAGTCGGAAGGAGTGA
- a CDS encoding bZIP transcription factor (predicted protein), with protein sequence MANRLPPLNDVAPSSALDSSSGTRETPVATDTVNLDTEYVKLEDSPTPSALTPADADAETPAPDTGGPAGRKRKLNSSSARGVANLTPEQLAKKRANDRQAQRAIRERTKAHIDSLEHRVRELSSQKPFLDLQAALKQNEAIRAENRDIKQGLKAIMDVIQPLVGKHEASSANPPASAAAPSGTHSTPPLSTAPPFAKTSYFSDTRPTNVDHSYSEASARIETPSSTHSAPLLGTIRRESATNGTSASFRIAFDYQRHNLTHGLDFGSDERMAFNFLLDASQQVPKVEGFRRSPGNFRAPPMNAPPAYPSPIHGSMAEQSLPAYMTPIRNIAPTCTLDAILLDFLHHRQREAASGVPQQKLVGPPYPSVSSLLNPERGAYSHPLSKVFTDILRTFPDISSLPEQVAVFQLAI encoded by the exons ATGGCCAATCGCCTGCCTCCTCTGAATGATGTGGCCCCTTCCTCGGCCCTCGACTCTTCCTCGGGAACCCGGGAGACCCCAGTCGCGACCGACACCGTTAACTTGGACACGGAATATGTGAAACTGGAGGATTCTCCTACGCCATCCGCGTTGACGCCTGcagatgcagatgcagaAACACCGGCGCCAGACACTGGCGGGCCTGCGGGGCGGAAACGCAAGTTGAATAGTAGTTCCGCAAGAGGTGTAGCCAATCTCACTCCCGAGCAGCTGGCGAAGAAACGAGCCAACGACCGACAGGCCCAGCGGGCAATACGCGAGAGAACCAAAGCTCATATAGATTCGCTGGAACACCGCGTCCGCGAGCTGTCTTCTCAGAAGCCATTCTTGGATCTGCAGGCGGCGTTGAAGCAGAATGAAGCCATTCGAGCCGAGAACCGCGACATCAAACAGGGGTTGAAGGCGATCATGGATGTCATTCAGCCTTTAGTTGGAAAGCACGAAGCATCTAGTGCTA ATCCTCCCGCCTCTGCAGCCGCTCCCTCGGGCACGCATTCAACCCCCCCTTTGTCTACAGCACCACCGTTTGCAAAAACCAGTTACTTCAGTGACACCAGGCCAACCAATGTCGACCATTCCTATTCCGAGGCTTCCGCAAGGATTGAGACTCCCTCATCCACACACTCGGCGCCTTTGTTAGGCACCATCCGGCGCGAAAGCGCCACCAATGGGACGTCAGCTTCGTTTCGCATTGCGTTCGACTATCAACGGCACAACCTGACGCATGGGTTAGATTTTGGGAGCGATGAAAGGATGGCCTTTAACTTTCTACTTGATGCGTCTCAACAAGTTCCAAAAGTGGAGGGCTTCCGCCGCTCGCCGGGGAACTTCCGAGCACCCCCAATGAACGCTCCTCCGGCCTACCCGTCGCCGATCCACGGCTCCATGGCGGAGCAATCTCTGCCCGCCTACATGACGCCAATCCGAAACATTGCACCAACCTGCACGCTGGATGCAATCCTGTTGGACTTTCTCCACCATCGACAGCGCGAAGCAGCTTCGGGGGTCCCCCAGCAAAAGCTAGTGGGGCCTCCTTATCCCAGTGTCTCCTCCCTGCTTAATCCAGAAAGAGGTGCTTACTCACACCCGTTATCAAAGGTGTTCACTGATATCCTGCGCACCTTCCCCGATATTTCCTCCCTTCCGGAGCAAGTAGCTGTTTT TCAACTGGCCATATGA